In Arthrobacter citreus, a single genomic region encodes these proteins:
- a CDS encoding ABC transporter permease, translating to MTQYILNRIVSAIIVIFGISILSFFLIHLIPGDPVKIMLGLNASPEQVAKLTHHLGLDKPLLVQYLQYINNVFHGDFGTSLKTGRPVLTEILDRFPETIKLAAIGMVFAVIIGIALGILAAKYKDTIIDTFCTGLATLGVSIPSFWLGILLILVFSVKLSWFPIADGTGLRSLILPAITLGVVMSTMISRLTRNGMVEVLSNDFIRTARSKGLEERHILFRHAFRNVLIPIITVIGLQIAALLGGTVIIEQVFNWPGLGTLSIGAIMSRDFPMIQGTVLFMGAVYVSVNILVDIVYSLIDPRVKLNEKGEG from the coding sequence ATGACTCAATACATTCTAAACCGGATCGTTTCAGCCATCATTGTTATTTTTGGTATCTCGATACTCTCCTTTTTTCTAATACACTTGATACCTGGAGATCCAGTCAAAATAATGCTCGGTTTAAATGCTTCACCAGAACAAGTAGCAAAACTAACACACCATTTGGGGCTGGATAAGCCCCTTTTGGTTCAGTATTTACAATACATTAATAATGTTTTTCACGGCGATTTTGGGACTTCCCTGAAAACAGGTAGACCAGTATTGACTGAGATTTTAGATCGTTTCCCTGAAACAATAAAGTTAGCAGCAATTGGGATGGTATTTGCCGTCATAATTGGAATCGCGTTAGGTATTTTAGCAGCAAAATACAAGGATACGATAATCGATACATTTTGTACCGGCCTAGCAACCTTAGGTGTATCTATTCCTAGCTTTTGGTTAGGAATCTTATTAATTTTAGTATTTTCTGTAAAGTTAAGCTGGTTTCCAATTGCTGATGGAACTGGACTCAGATCACTCATTCTACCTGCTATTACTTTAGGAGTAGTCATGTCAACTATGATTAGTAGATTAACTAGAAATGGAATGGTGGAGGTTCTATCGAATGACTTTATTCGTACTGCACGCTCGAAAGGTTTAGAGGAACGTCATATATTATTCCGCCATGCCTTTAGAAATGTGCTTATTCCAATTATTACGGTCATTGGATTGCAAATAGCAGCTCTACTTGGTGGTACAGTAATTATCGAGCAAGTCTTTAATTGGCCTGGTTTAGGTACACTTTCCATTGGTGCGATTATGTCAAGGGATTTTCCGATGATTCAGGGTACTGTTTTATTTATGGGAGCTGTTTACGTTAGCGTTAATATATTAGTAGACATCGTTTACAGTTTAATCGATCCACGTGTTAAATTGAATGAAAAGGGTGAAGGGTAA
- a CDS encoding ABC transporter permease, giving the protein MAKLSEAYKPIEAPTLRRTPKLIKLTTFHKILSYKRAKYCLIFLLLIVLIGIFAPVIAPYNPEKPFYDAILQAPNKEHIFGTDSLGRDVFSRLVYGVRVTLTVSTLALGITLVAGTFIGLISAYIGGLVDNVLMRIMDVLLALPSIVLALAIVAILGPSLTNAMIAVGIASIPGFARLTRGAVLTVKFSDFVEASRSIGSSNSWILRRQILPNIFGVLLVYTTLFIGVAILDTAGLSFIGLGAQPPTPEWGTMLSEGKQYINDAWWLATFPGLAITAVVFSVNFLGDVLRDVFDPKASR; this is encoded by the coding sequence ATGGCAAAATTGAGTGAGGCATATAAACCAATTGAGGCTCCCACTCTACGTAGGACACCTAAACTTATTAAACTCACAACTTTCCATAAAATTCTTAGCTATAAGCGGGCCAAATATTGTTTGATTTTTTTACTATTAATTGTTTTAATTGGCATTTTTGCTCCAGTCATTGCACCGTATAATCCTGAGAAGCCTTTCTATGATGCCATTTTACAAGCTCCAAATAAGGAGCACATTTTTGGAACGGATTCACTAGGAAGGGATGTATTCTCAAGGCTAGTTTATGGAGTTCGCGTTACTCTAACTGTTTCCACACTTGCTTTAGGTATCACTTTAGTCGCTGGTACGTTTATCGGGTTAATTAGCGCTTATATCGGTGGGCTTGTGGATAACGTTTTAATGCGGATCATGGATGTATTGTTAGCTTTACCAAGTATTGTTTTAGCTCTTGCAATTGTTGCAATCTTAGGTCCAAGTCTAACAAATGCCATGATTGCAGTTGGAATTGCTTCAATACCGGGCTTTGCCAGATTAACTAGAGGTGCTGTATTGACGGTGAAATTTTCAGATTTCGTCGAAGCAAGTCGTTCGATTGGAAGCTCAAATAGCTGGATTTTGAGAAGACAAATTTTACCTAATATTTTTGGGGTTCTACTTGTTTATACAACATTATTTATCGGAGTTGCCATTTTAGATACAGCTGGACTTAGTTTCATCGGACTCGGTGCCCAACCGCCGACGCCTGAATGGGGAACCATGCTTAGTGAAGGGAAGCAATATATTAATGACGCTTGGTGGCTAGCAACATTTCCTGGTCTAGCGATTACGGCTGTTGTGTTTTCGGTTAATTTCTTAGGTGATGTTTTAAGAGATGTATTTGATCCAAAAGCATCAAGGTAA
- a CDS encoding ABC transporter substrate-binding protein encodes MRTKTARKIFPRFALLSVSVLTIFAMTACNSTDQASTNKKNNATTALTSPQTGGTITVGLSQEPDTLDIQKTAMSTADEISNRLGNTLLTLDPKTNEIAPGLAESYQVSNDGKSITFKIRQGVTFHDGTPLTSKSFKETFDRMLNPATGAPLVSFLAGVKSVSTPDDQTLVVDLAQPSAPFLNNLTTGFLQPLSLSAINKGGANYGRNPVGVGPWKFEKWETGQSVTLDRNNDYNWAPSFFANKGKAYPDKLVYKFITDPQTMLAALDSGSIDVLVNAAPKDAERYRKNDKFQVLDADQQGLGLFLEMNLDNELLKDKNVRTALNMAINKDAIIKAALNGEGTAAYGPLSSSIFGYDPNVKDYGIKYNKDEAIKLLESSGWSKNSQGIMEKDGKKLEFDLSVYSTQSQAAQIVQAMLKDIGITINIKQMETATLIQKASKGEFDLSFLSYSYSDPDILYMLFHSSQIGGLNHIRVKNSELDALLEKGRTTTNADERKQVYADAQKLIVENAYWVPIYSPKVFYIVNKRVHDIKLQSTNILLNDSWVNK; translated from the coding sequence TTGCGTACAAAAACTGCACGTAAAATATTCCCAAGATTCGCACTATTATCAGTGAGCGTTCTTACTATTTTTGCAATGACTGCATGTAATTCTACTGACCAAGCATCGACGAATAAAAAGAATAATGCGACAACTGCTTTAACTTCTCCACAAACAGGTGGAACAATTACGGTTGGGCTTTCGCAGGAACCAGATACGCTTGATATTCAAAAAACAGCAATGAGTACAGCTGATGAAATTTCAAATCGTTTAGGAAATACGCTTTTAACACTTGATCCAAAAACGAATGAAATTGCTCCAGGTCTTGCAGAAAGCTACCAAGTATCTAATGATGGTAAATCGATTACGTTTAAAATTCGTCAAGGTGTTACCTTCCATGATGGAACACCTTTAACATCGAAGTCATTTAAAGAAACATTTGACCGTATGTTAAATCCAGCTACTGGTGCGCCTTTAGTTAGCTTTTTAGCTGGTGTAAAATCGGTTTCGACTCCAGATGATCAAACATTAGTCGTTGATTTGGCACAACCATCGGCACCATTTTTAAATAACTTAACGACTGGATTTTTACAACCATTATCGTTATCCGCTATCAATAAAGGTGGAGCTAATTATGGAAGGAACCCTGTCGGAGTTGGTCCTTGGAAGTTTGAGAAATGGGAAACAGGACAATCTGTTACATTAGATCGAAATAATGACTACAATTGGGCGCCATCCTTCTTTGCAAATAAAGGAAAGGCTTACCCAGATAAATTAGTTTATAAATTTATTACGGATCCACAAACAATGCTTGCTGCTCTTGATAGTGGCTCGATTGATGTTCTAGTAAATGCGGCTCCAAAAGATGCTGAAAGATATCGCAAGAATGATAAGTTCCAAGTCCTAGATGCTGATCAACAAGGGCTAGGATTATTCTTAGAGATGAATCTTGATAATGAACTGTTAAAGGACAAAAATGTGAGAACAGCATTGAACATGGCTATTAACAAAGATGCCATTATTAAAGCAGCTCTTAATGGTGAAGGAACAGCGGCATATGGACCACTTTCATCTTCTATTTTTGGATATGATCCGAATGTGAAAGATTACGGCATTAAATACAATAAAGACGAAGCGATCAAATTATTAGAAAGCTCAGGCTGGAGTAAAAATAGCCAAGGTATTATGGAGAAAGACGGAAAGAAACTAGAGTTTGATCTTTCAGTCTATAGTACACAAAGTCAAGCTGCACAAATCGTTCAAGCGATGTTAAAGGATATTGGTATTACCATTAATATTAAACAAATGGAAACAGCAACTTTAATCCAAAAAGCATCTAAAGGAGAATTTGATCTGTCATTCTTAAGTTATTCTTACTCAGATCCTGACATTCTTTATATGCTATTCCATTCAAGTCAAATTGGTGGATTAAATCACATTCGAGTGAAAAATTCAGAGCTTGATGCTTTATTAGAAAAAGGTAGAACAACTACCAATGCTGATGAAAGAAAACAGGTTTATGCTGACGCTCAAAAGTTGATTGTTGAAAATGCTTACTGGGTACCAATTTATTCTCCTAAAGTATTTTATATTGTCAATAAGAGGGTACATGATATTAAACTTCAGTCAACAAATATACTTTTAAATGATAGTTGGGTGAATAAGTAA
- a CDS encoding ABC transporter ATP-binding protein, with translation MSNVLEVRGLTTEFKSKHGSLKIIENIDLTVKKGEILGIVGESGCGKSVTSLSILQLLDKKAKIASGSVTFNNSNLVDKSEKDMRKIRGNEISMIFQDPMTSLNPVLTIGIQIGEVIQKHQKLTGSNLKEKVVHLLKLVGIPRPEAIYHEYPHRLSGGMKQRVMIAMAISCNPSLLIADEPTTALDVTIQAQILALLKSLKDDLHMSILLITHDLGVVAEMCDRVVVMYAGQVVETTDTRTLLRNPRHPYTIGLIQSTPHQSKGENRLKSIPGQVPTPDNYPKGCRFADRCPKVLGICRTSLPPLIEVDDQTSCRCWLLQQKETFV, from the coding sequence ATGTCTAATGTACTAGAAGTAAGAGGCCTTACCACAGAATTTAAAAGTAAGCACGGTTCACTTAAGATTATAGAGAACATTGACCTTACTGTAAAAAAGGGCGAGATACTAGGAATAGTTGGGGAATCGGGCTGTGGAAAGAGTGTGACTTCTCTTTCGATTCTTCAGCTATTAGATAAAAAGGCTAAAATTGCTAGTGGAAGCGTTACATTTAATAATAGTAACTTAGTAGATAAATCTGAAAAAGATATGAGGAAAATAAGAGGAAACGAAATATCTATGATTTTTCAGGATCCTATGACCTCTCTTAATCCTGTTTTGACGATTGGAATCCAAATAGGCGAAGTGATTCAAAAGCATCAAAAATTAACTGGATCAAATTTAAAGGAAAAGGTTGTCCATTTATTAAAATTAGTTGGAATACCACGTCCAGAAGCCATCTATCACGAATACCCACACCGTTTATCGGGAGGAATGAAGCAACGTGTAATGATTGCCATGGCTATATCTTGTAATCCATCACTTTTAATTGCTGATGAACCAACCACTGCACTTGATGTAACAATTCAAGCTCAAATATTAGCATTACTTAAATCCCTAAAAGATGACTTACATATGTCGATCTTGCTTATTACACATGATCTTGGAGTAGTAGCAGAGATGTGTGATCGAGTAGTGGTTATGTACGCTGGACAGGTTGTGGAAACAACGGATACAAGAACACTATTACGTAATCCTAGGCATCCTTATACCATCGGATTGATTCAATCCACTCCGCATCAATCTAAAGGCGAGAATCGTCTTAAATCGATTCCAGGTCAAGTTCCAACTCCTGACAACTATCCAAAAGGTTGTCGTTTTGCTGACAGATGTCCAAAGGTGTTGGGAATATGTAGAACTAGCCTTCCACCACTTATCGAAGTTGATGACCAAACATCTTGCAGATGTTGGTTGTTACAACAAAAGGAGACGTTCGTATGA